The sequence AGACCCGAGCACCGGCAAGAGGTTGAAGACCGCGATCCCAAGCACGCTCGGCAGCAAGAACAGCCAGGCCCAGCCCGCATCCTCGCCCAGTAGGCGCTTCATCGTCGAACGCGCCTTCATGGCTGCCTCAGCAATTCGTCGATGCGCGCCGAGGCGCGTTTCAGGACGGGCGCAGCGGGCTCACGGCCCGCCCACAGGGGTTCTAGTTGCTGGTCGAGCTCGTTGGCGACCTCGTTCCAGTTCGGCGGCGTGCGCATGGGACGCCCGGTCGCGATCGCCTCCACGAAGGCCCGCGCTCCCTTCGGCGCCTGGGTGGTATCCAGGTAGCGCGGGCTCTCGGCCACGTCCCGGCGCGCCGGCACGATCAAGCCGCCCTCGGCGAAGGTCTCGCTCGACTTGCGCGACGCCAAGAACTTCACCAGCTCCCAGGCGGCTTCCGGGTGTCGGCTGCTACGGGCGATCGCCCACCCCGACGCGTCCACGTCGACCACCGAGCCGGCCTTTCCGCGCGGGAAGGGAAGCACGTCCCAGTTGAAGGTGAGATTCTTGCGGAAGCCAGGCACGCTCCAGCGGCCGCTGACGAACATGGCGAGCTTCCCCTGGGCGAAGAGCTGGGCCATGGGGGCGTTGCCCGTCTGCGTCTCATTCGGAGCCGCCTGCAGACCGCGCTGCGTGTCGGCATAAGCCTGCAAGGCCGCGATCGCCTCGGGTTCGGCCAGGGTATTGCGCGTCAAATCCGCACTGAACATGTCACCACCTGCGCTCCAGACGTACGGCATCCAGAACAAGGGGCGCTTGTCGAACGAGATCCCGAAGGCATCGAGCGCGCCGTCCCCGTCCGTGTCGCGGGTGAGGCTCCGCGCCAGGGCCCGCATCTCGTCCAGGGTCCAGCTCGCCTCGGGCAGCGCGCGCCCCGCCTCTTTCAAGCGGTCGGTATTGACGTAGACCACCAGGTTCGACAGATCGCGGGGCAGGGCGTAGAGCTTGCCCTGGTAGCGCATGGCGTCGAGCCCCTGCGAGAAGAAGTCCGAAGCCGCAAGCTCCGCATCCTTCTCAAGCCACGGCCCAAGGTCCGCGAGCGCCTCCGCCGAGGCGTAAGCGGGCAGATTCCAGTTGTTGAGGAAGAGCACGTCGGGCATCTGGCCGCTTGCGACCATCACCGGCAGCTTCTGAAAGTAGCCGTCCGGCACATGCACCAGTTCGACCGGCGTCTCGGGGTGCGCGCGCCCGAACTCAGCGAGCAAGGGCTTGAGCAGCGCCACCTCATCCACGCTACCCCAGGTGGCAAAGCGGATAGTTCCGGCATCCGGAGCCGCACAGCCAGCCGTGAACAACGCGAGCATGAGCGCCAAAGCGCGACCCCAGCGCGCCACTACACCCCCAAGGCCACCGGCAGACGGCCACCCATGGGCACCTCACCCGCGAAGCCCGCAAGCGCAGCCTGCTGGGAGGCCGGATGATCCGAATAGGCGCAGACGAAGGCCGCCGCACCCGGCAGTTGCCGGGCGAGGTACGGGTTCG is a genomic window of bacterium containing:
- a CDS encoding sugar ABC transporter substrate-binding protein, whose amino-acid sequence is MARWGRALALMLALFTAGCAAPDAGTIRFATWGSVDEVALLKPLLAEFGRAHPETPVELVHVPDGYFQKLPVMVASGQMPDVLFLNNWNLPAYASAEALADLGPWLEKDAELAASDFFSQGLDAMRYQGKLYALPRDLSNLVVYVNTDRLKEAGRALPEASWTLDEMRALARSLTRDTDGDGALDAFGISFDKRPLFWMPYVWSAGGDMFSADLTRNTLAEPEAIAALQAYADTQRGLQAAPNETQTGNAPMAQLFAQGKLAMFVSGRWSVPGFRKNLTFNWDVLPFPRGKAGSVVDVDASGWAIARSSRHPEAAWELVKFLASRKSSETFAEGGLIVPARRDVAESPRYLDTTQAPKGARAFVEAIATGRPMRTPPNWNEVANELDQQLEPLWAGREPAAPVLKRASARIDELLRQP